From Pseudomonas sp. stari2, a single genomic window includes:
- a CDS encoding EAL domain-containing protein: MMVATRETLRSWFYRPWFLAMLAAVLSAGLLITGGLFVAMHQVEQNESQEMNAQGERFLARLEQLFGQLRESLDDLEAQPLRSCDDEMIATLQQVTFNYRFVYEAAYMDASRICSNRPRQEGLSVVRPPDIKGPTYSYWLNTTTEPDENRAALMLGRGNFRVATSRGHLTDMVDLSPGSSLLVVLDHGTRAIPVLGVPQAWPPTEPWPPKSTDALQVTQTHLIYRMPTDNPEYQLVLISPRTGMHIPELWWWMVPFCLVLGALVGVLVFWIVRQRQSLDAELHGAIRRGELQVLYQPIFDLDSRNCVGAEALLRWRRPDGTLTSPDLFIPMAENTGQIRQMTDFVLQRLLEQLGQLLRANPQLYISVNLAACDVMVPRIGQVMARLLTLHRVAARQIAFEVTERGLIDVVVARENLQALRDVGHQVLIDDFGTGYCSLAYLQTLPVDCLKIDKAFIDALGHDAASSGVAPHIIHMAQALDLKVIAEGIEYESQAALLSSEGVKFGQGWLFAHALSAVQFIELITRGRRLAGRRMDDEA; this comes from the coding sequence ATGATGGTTGCTACCCGAGAGACGCTGCGTAGCTGGTTCTATCGCCCCTGGTTTCTGGCGATGCTGGCGGCTGTCCTCAGTGCAGGCCTGCTGATTACCGGCGGATTGTTCGTCGCCATGCATCAGGTCGAACAAAACGAAAGCCAGGAAATGAACGCCCAAGGCGAGCGTTTCCTAGCCCGCCTCGAGCAATTGTTCGGCCAGTTGCGTGAAAGCCTCGACGACCTCGAGGCCCAGCCCCTTCGCAGTTGCGATGACGAAATGATCGCCACGCTGCAGCAAGTGACCTTCAACTATCGCTTCGTCTATGAAGCCGCCTACATGGATGCCTCGCGCATCTGTTCCAACCGCCCGCGCCAGGAAGGCCTGTCAGTCGTCCGCCCGCCGGACATCAAGGGCCCGACCTACAGCTACTGGTTGAATACCACCACCGAACCCGATGAAAACCGCGCGGCGCTGATGCTCGGGCGCGGCAACTTTCGCGTAGCTACTTCCCGCGGGCATCTGACCGACATGGTCGACCTGTCCCCCGGCAGCAGCCTGCTGGTGGTGCTGGATCACGGAACCCGGGCGATTCCGGTGCTTGGCGTGCCACAGGCCTGGCCGCCCACTGAACCGTGGCCACCGAAGTCCACCGACGCGTTGCAGGTTACCCAGACACATCTCATCTATCGCATGCCCACCGACAACCCGGAATATCAGTTGGTACTGATCAGTCCGCGCACAGGCATGCACATTCCGGAGCTGTGGTGGTGGATGGTGCCGTTCTGTCTGGTGCTCGGAGCGCTGGTGGGTGTGCTGGTGTTCTGGATCGTGCGTCAGCGTCAGTCTCTGGATGCCGAGCTGCACGGCGCGATCCGCCGGGGCGAGTTGCAGGTGCTGTATCAACCGATCTTCGACCTCGACAGCCGCAACTGCGTCGGCGCCGAAGCCCTGCTGCGCTGGCGCCGGCCGGACGGCACGCTGACCAGCCCCGACCTGTTTATCCCGATGGCGGAAAACACCGGACAGATCCGCCAGATGACCGATTTCGTCCTCCAGCGCCTGTTGGAGCAACTGGGTCAATTGCTGCGGGCCAACCCGCAGTTGTACATCTCGGTGAACCTGGCGGCCTGTGACGTGATGGTGCCGCGCATCGGCCAGGTCATGGCACGGCTGCTGACCCTGCATCGGGTGGCGGCACGGCAGATTGCGTTCGAAGTGACCGAGCGCGGCCTGATCGATGTGGTGGTGGCGCGGGAAAACCTGCAAGCGCTGCGCGATGTCGGTCATCAAGTGCTGATCGACGATTTCGGCACCGGCTATTGCAGCCTCGCCTACCTGCAGACCCTGCCGGTGGATTGCCTGAAAATCGACAAGGCGTTCATCGATGCGCTCGGCCATGACGCCGCCAGCAGCGGCGTGGCACCGCACATCATTCACATGGCCCAGGCACTGGATCTGAAAGTAATCGCCGAAGGCATCGAATATGAATCCCAGGCGGCGCTACTCAGCAGCGAAGGCGTGAAGTTCGGTCAGGGCTGGTTGTTCGCCCATGCCTTGAGCGCCGTGCAATTCATCGAGCTGATCACCCGAGGGCGGCGGCTCGCCGGCCGGCGGATGGACGACGAAGCCTAG
- a CDS encoding N-acetylmuramoyl-L-alanine amidase produces MKFLALITSLLILAGCASGPRYDTSHPSANHDSRVQFVIVHYTSASLERSLQLLTHGEVSSHYLIGDDKKGTIYKLMDENLRAWHAGESEWQGRTWLNSSSIGIEIVNPGFKDTPTGRVWYPYSEAQVQSLIVLLKDISKRNGISPDHIIGHSDIAPLRKLDPGPLFPWKRLAAEGLGLWPDEQAVARQQVRFEVELPSISWFQTQLARLGYATPQNGELDVATRHVLAAFQMHFRPSRFDGTPDAQTAALLLVLNQTK; encoded by the coding sequence ATGAAATTCCTTGCCCTCATCACGTCGCTGCTCATTCTGGCCGGTTGTGCCAGCGGCCCGCGCTATGACACCAGCCATCCTTCTGCCAATCACGACAGCCGCGTGCAATTCGTGATCGTGCATTACACCTCCGCCTCCCTCGAGCGTTCGCTGCAACTGCTGACCCACGGTGAAGTCAGCAGCCACTACCTGATCGGCGACGACAAGAAAGGCACGATCTACAAGCTGATGGACGAAAACCTGCGCGCCTGGCATGCCGGCGAAAGCGAATGGCAGGGTCGTACCTGGCTCAACTCAAGCTCGATCGGCATCGAAATCGTCAACCCTGGCTTCAAGGACACTCCGACCGGGCGCGTGTGGTATCCGTACAGTGAAGCCCAGGTTCAGTCGCTGATCGTCCTGCTCAAGGACATCAGCAAACGCAACGGCATCAGCCCGGACCACATCATCGGACACAGCGATATCGCACCGTTGCGCAAGCTTGATCCGGGCCCATTGTTCCCGTGGAAGCGCCTGGCTGCCGAAGGCCTTGGCTTGTGGCCTGACGAACAGGCAGTAGCCCGTCAGCAAGTGCGGTTCGAGGTGGAGTTACCGAGCATCAGCTGGTTCCAGACCCAACTGGCGCGCCTGGGCTACGCAACGCCGCAGAACGGCGAGCTGGACGTGGCGACCCGCCATGTCCTCGCAGCCTTCCAGATGCACTTCCGCCCTTCCCGCTTCGACGGTACTCCGGATGCGCAAACGGCAGCGTTGCTGCTGGTGCTGAACCAGACAAAATAA
- a CDS encoding diguanylate cyclase, with amino-acid sequence MSDEAQRWKEKYLKSIEQQEKLERRWDARLDLLRRGLVRSTLAAEGTDRVVDQCMKEMRDVVRTDDMDAGLAALLPRLEKAVLDSEQRRETRIEQVSTALNSLVTQLQALPLSREVAQPLKKFAKQLDGRVSQAREMPLLLSELSGLQGKALSQLETPAEPGRPGLLQRLFGSRDSEETPAPVAQPAVTSPAAQPEQPHPAPESTPMPEAPAAIAEPAAIASVSEAPVAAPLVAPLQASAPTPISTPEPVAEPEVVAFEPARIITEVVTAPSEPEPSEPEPEPQAFTPPPVFAPSTPIAINPDELIHPGDNPPPVFLDSLPLPEPIAQALAAIDPEQSEHDILYALPDSPEPSYSSVAKHIEDTLIGLLDDLTLPERHRPQAEAMRDRLKNGLNWYELLPILDDLATLMLAITDSGQHEFETYLQRLNERLEAFQSNLQAASEGHADNSSAARAMDTQIREQVDGLQNSVQEAADLNDLKQVLENHLEGLLGTMDQHRKQRDAREQEVAGRLKSLAERVAHMEQEALGYREHLEEQRQKALIDPLTGLPNRAAWSERLDHEIAQWQQHGNTLSLAILDLDHFKRINDNYGHLAGDKVLKIIATVLRKRLRGSDFIARFGGEEFVLLLPATPPTVGVKLLETMRAAIEACPFHFKGERVTITISMGLAAFRPGEHSDLVLKRADQALYRAKNAGRNRVELG; translated from the coding sequence ATGAGCGACGAAGCCCAGCGCTGGAAAGAGAAATACCTCAAAAGCATCGAACAACAGGAAAAGCTTGAACGTCGATGGGACGCCCGGCTCGATCTGCTGCGCCGCGGCCTGGTACGTAGCACACTCGCGGCGGAAGGCACCGATCGTGTGGTCGACCAATGCATGAAGGAAATGCGCGATGTAGTGCGCACCGACGACATGGATGCCGGCCTCGCCGCCCTGTTGCCGCGCCTTGAAAAAGCCGTGCTCGACTCCGAGCAACGCCGTGAAACCCGGATCGAGCAGGTCAGCACCGCGCTGAACTCGCTGGTTACTCAGTTGCAAGCGCTGCCGCTATCCCGTGAAGTCGCCCAGCCGTTGAAGAAATTCGCCAAGCAGCTCGACGGACGAGTCAGTCAGGCCCGGGAAATGCCGCTATTGCTGAGCGAACTCAGCGGTTTGCAGGGCAAGGCGTTGAGCCAACTGGAGACACCGGCGGAACCGGGACGTCCGGGATTGTTGCAGCGCCTGTTCGGCAGCCGTGACAGCGAGGAAACCCCTGCACCTGTGGCTCAGCCTGCCGTGACCTCTCCAGCCGCTCAGCCAGAGCAACCGCACCCCGCGCCTGAAAGCACGCCAATGCCAGAAGCGCCTGCCGCAATCGCCGAACCGGCAGCCATTGCCTCCGTCAGTGAAGCACCGGTCGCCGCACCTCTGGTCGCGCCACTGCAAGCTTCAGCACCAACGCCAATATCAACACCCGAGCCTGTTGCAGAGCCGGAAGTGGTTGCCTTCGAGCCTGCCCGGATCATCACAGAAGTCGTTACGGCTCCCAGCGAACCGGAACCCTCCGAGCCAGAACCCGAGCCGCAAGCCTTCACGCCGCCTCCAGTCTTTGCGCCATCGACACCGATCGCCATCAACCCTGACGAACTGATCCACCCCGGCGACAACCCGCCTCCGGTCTTCCTCGACAGCCTGCCCCTGCCCGAGCCCATCGCGCAGGCCCTGGCGGCCATCGATCCGGAGCAGTCCGAGCACGACATTCTCTACGCCCTGCCGGATTCGCCCGAACCCTCCTACAGCTCAGTGGCCAAGCACATCGAAGACACGCTGATCGGCCTGCTGGACGACCTGACCCTGCCGGAACGCCACCGCCCGCAAGCCGAAGCCATGCGCGACCGGCTGAAAAATGGCCTGAACTGGTACGAACTGTTACCGATCCTCGACGATCTGGCGACCTTGATGCTGGCCATCACCGATAGCGGTCAGCACGAATTCGAGACCTACCTGCAACGACTCAACGAACGCCTCGAAGCGTTTCAGAGCAACCTGCAGGCGGCCAGCGAAGGTCACGCCGACAACAGCTCTGCGGCGCGAGCGATGGACACGCAGATTCGTGAACAGGTCGATGGCCTGCAGAACAGCGTGCAGGAAGCGGCGGACCTGAACGACCTCAAGCAGGTACTGGAAAACCATCTCGAAGGCCTGCTCGGCACGATGGACCAGCACCGGAAACAACGTGATGCCCGGGAGCAGGAAGTGGCCGGACGCCTGAAAAGCCTGGCCGAGCGTGTGGCGCACATGGAACAGGAAGCCCTTGGTTACCGCGAGCACCTTGAAGAGCAGCGCCAGAAAGCCCTGATCGATCCGCTTACCGGCCTGCCCAACCGCGCCGCCTGGAGCGAACGGCTCGACCACGAAATCGCCCAATGGCAGCAGCATGGCAATACTCTGAGCCTGGCGATTCTCGACCTCGATCACTTCAAACGGATCAACGACAACTACGGGCACCTGGCCGGCGACAAGGTGTTGAAGATCATCGCCACAGTGCTGCGCAAACGCCTGCGTGGCAGCGATTTCATTGCCCGCTTCGGTGGTGAAGAGTTCGTCTTGCTGCTACCGGCCACCCCGCCCACCGTCGGTGTCAAACTGCTGGAAACCATGCGCGCCGCCATCGAGGCCTGCCCGTTCCACTTCAAGGGTGAGCGAGTCACGATCACCATTTCCATGGGACTGGCGGCGTTCAGGCCGGGAGAACACAGCGATCTGGTGCTCAAAAGAGCCGATCAGGCGTTGTACCGGGCCAAAAATGCGGGTCGCAACCGGGTGGAGCTGGGCTGA
- a CDS encoding endonuclease/exonuclease/phosphatase family protein, translated as MRRWGTERLVGLHDPQVNEHHLESTGLPADSRLRLLSFNIQVGISTERYRHYLTRSWQHLLPHTGRSGNLQKIGNLLGDFDLVALQEADGGSLRSGYVNQVEHLAHLGAFPYWYQQLNRNLGRLAQHSNGVLSRLRPWAIEDHPLPGPKGRGAILVRFGEGPEALVVVMMHLALGARVRTMQLAYIRELIGGYKHQVLMGDMNTHASDLLQRSPLRDLGLLAPQLEATFPSWRPQRCLDHILLSPTLTLEKVEVLAQPISDHLPVAVEIRLPGSLTADALPALSPAPRGTPE; from the coding sequence ATGCGCCGCTGGGGAACCGAACGACTCGTCGGCCTGCATGATCCGCAGGTCAACGAGCATCACCTGGAATCCACGGGCCTGCCCGCAGACAGCCGTTTGCGCTTGCTCAGCTTCAATATCCAGGTCGGCATCAGCACCGAGCGGTATCGGCACTACCTGACTCGCAGCTGGCAGCATCTGCTGCCACACACCGGGCGCTCCGGCAATCTGCAAAAGATCGGCAATCTGCTCGGCGACTTCGACCTAGTCGCTCTGCAGGAAGCCGATGGCGGCAGCCTGCGTTCAGGCTATGTCAATCAGGTCGAACACCTGGCCCATCTCGGCGCCTTTCCCTACTGGTATCAACAACTCAATCGCAACCTCGGCCGACTGGCCCAGCACAGCAACGGCGTGCTCAGTCGCCTGCGCCCGTGGGCGATCGAAGACCATCCGCTGCCGGGGCCGAAAGGTCGCGGGGCAATTCTGGTGCGTTTCGGCGAAGGTCCCGAGGCGCTGGTGGTGGTAATGATGCACCTGGCGCTCGGCGCCCGGGTACGCACCATGCAACTGGCCTATATCCGCGAGCTGATCGGCGGCTACAAGCATCAGGTGCTGATGGGGGACATGAACACCCACGCCAGCGACCTGCTGCAACGCTCGCCCTTGCGCGACCTCGGCCTGCTGGCCCCGCAACTCGAAGCGACGTTCCCCAGCTGGCGCCCGCAGCGCTGCCTGGACCATATTCTGCTCAGCCCGACCCTGACGCTGGAAAAGGTCGAAGTGCTGGCCCAACCGATTTCCGATCACCTGCCCGTCGCGGTAGAGATTCGTCTGCCGGGTTCGCTCACGGCCGATGCATTGCCCGCGTTGAGTCCTGCCCCTCGCGGAACGCCTGAATGA
- a CDS encoding thiol:disulfide interchange protein DsbA/DsbL: MRNLIISAALVAASLFGVTAQAAEAPAAPYVELSNPVPVAVPGKIEVVELFWYGCPHCYAFEPVINPWVEKLPSDVNFVRIPAMFGGPWDAHGQMFLTLEAMGVEHSVHAAVFNAIQKEHKKLTDKNDMADFLATQGVDKDKFLATFDSFAIKGQIVKARELAKKYEISGVPTMIVNGKYRFDIGSAGGAEEALKLADQLVAKERAANKAAAN; this comes from the coding sequence ATGCGTAATCTGATCATCAGCGCCGCCCTCGTCGCTGCCAGCCTGTTCGGCGTGACGGCCCAGGCCGCCGAAGCACCTGCCGCCCCGTACGTCGAACTGAGCAATCCGGTACCGGTTGCCGTACCTGGCAAGATCGAAGTGGTGGAGCTGTTCTGGTACGGCTGCCCGCACTGCTATGCCTTCGAACCCGTGATCAATCCATGGGTTGAAAAACTGCCTTCCGACGTCAACTTCGTCCGCATTCCTGCCATGTTCGGCGGCCCTTGGGACGCACACGGTCAGATGTTCCTGACCCTGGAGGCCATGGGCGTCGAGCACAGCGTTCACGCAGCCGTGTTCAACGCGATCCAGAAAGAACACAAGAAGCTGACCGACAAGAACGACATGGCCGACTTCCTCGCCACCCAAGGCGTAGACAAGGACAAGTTCCTGGCCACCTTCGACTCCTTCGCCATCAAGGGTCAGATCGTCAAGGCTCGTGAACTGGCCAAGAAATATGAAATCTCCGGCGTTCCAACCATGATCGTCAACGGCAAATACCGCTTTGACATCGGGTCTGCCGGTGGTGCCGAGGAAGCTCTGAAACTGGCTGACCAACTGGTGGCCAAAGAACGAGCGGCCAACAAGGCGGCCGCCAACTAA
- a CDS encoding c-type cytochrome, which translates to MNKLIVSLLLTVGISGFAHAAGDAAAGQAKAAVCGACHGPDGNSMAPNFPKLAGQGERYLTKQLHDIKSGKRTVLEMTGLLTNLSDQDLSDIAAYFASQKGSVGAADPKIVARGEALFRGGNLEKGLPACTGCHSPNGAGNAAAGFPHLGGQHAQYIAKQLTDFRKEEAGRNNDGDAMTMRTIARKLSDEDIAAVSSYIQGLH; encoded by the coding sequence ATGAACAAATTGATCGTGAGTCTGCTGTTGACCGTGGGAATTTCAGGTTTCGCCCATGCTGCAGGCGATGCCGCCGCAGGCCAGGCGAAGGCTGCCGTATGCGGGGCCTGCCATGGCCCGGATGGCAACAGCATGGCGCCAAACTTTCCAAAACTGGCCGGCCAGGGTGAACGCTACCTGACCAAGCAACTGCACGACATCAAGTCAGGCAAGCGCACCGTTCTGGAAATGACCGGACTGCTGACCAACCTTAGCGATCAGGACCTGTCCGACATCGCCGCCTACTTCGCCAGCCAGAAAGGCAGCGTCGGCGCCGCCGATCCGAAGATCGTCGCTCGCGGTGAAGCCCTGTTCCGTGGCGGCAACCTGGAAAAAGGCCTGCCAGCCTGCACCGGTTGCCACTCGCCAAACGGCGCCGGCAACGCAGCCGCCGGCTTCCCGCACCTGGGTGGCCAGCACGCTCAATACATCGCCAAACAGCTGACCGATTTCCGCAAGGAAGAAGCCGGTCGCAACAACGACGGCGATGCCATGACCATGCGCACCATCGCTCGCAAGCTGAGCGACGAAGACATCGCGGCGGTCTCCAGCTACATTCAAGGCCTGCACTAA
- a CDS encoding c-type cytochrome, whose protein sequence is MTKWLLAAGVLMPLYSAQATQDPEAVYNRVCGACHSGQLPMAPRRGDQEAWTPRLAKGMETLVQHVTQGFKAMPPRGLCMDCSAEDYQAIILWMSGSKPGP, encoded by the coding sequence ATGACGAAATGGCTGCTGGCTGCCGGAGTTCTGATGCCGCTTTACAGCGCACAGGCTACACAGGATCCGGAAGCCGTGTACAACCGTGTTTGTGGTGCCTGTCATTCCGGCCAACTACCCATGGCGCCCAGAAGAGGCGATCAGGAAGCTTGGACGCCGAGGTTGGCGAAAGGTATGGAGACGCTGGTGCAACACGTGACCCAGGGTTTCAAGGCGATGCCGCCGCGTGGTTTGTGCATGGACTGCAGTGCCGAGGATTACCAGGCCATCATCCTCTGGATGAGCGGAAGTAAACCCGGTCCATAA
- the yihA gene encoding ribosome biogenesis GTP-binding protein YihA/YsxC: MQLKNPILGLCQQSTFMLSAAKVDQCPDDEGFEVAFAGRSNAGKSSALNTLTHASLARTSKTPGRTQLLNFFKLDDERRLVDLPGYGYAKVPIPLKQHWQRHLEAYLGGRESLKGLILMMDIRHPMTDFDLLMLDWAVAAGMPMHILLTKADKLTYGAAKNTLLKVQSEIRKGWGDLVTIQLFSAPKRMGLEEAYTKLAGWMELADKGAEAATE; the protein is encoded by the coding sequence ATGCAACTCAAGAATCCCATCCTCGGCCTGTGCCAACAGTCCACGTTCATGCTCAGTGCCGCCAAAGTCGATCAGTGCCCCGACGACGAAGGCTTCGAAGTGGCGTTCGCCGGTCGTTCCAACGCCGGTAAATCCAGCGCGCTGAACACTCTGACTCACGCCAGCCTGGCGCGCACCTCGAAAACCCCGGGTCGCACACAGCTGTTGAACTTCTTCAAGCTAGACGATGAACGGCGTCTGGTCGACCTCCCGGGCTACGGTTATGCAAAAGTACCGATCCCGCTCAAGCAACACTGGCAGCGTCACCTCGAGGCTTACCTCGGTGGCCGCGAGAGTTTGAAGGGTTTGATTCTGATGATGGACATCCGTCATCCAATGACCGACTTCGACCTGCTGATGCTCGATTGGGCCGTTGCGGCCGGCATGCCGATGCACATTCTGCTGACCAAGGCGGACAAGCTGACCTACGGCGCAGCCAAGAACACGCTGCTCAAGGTGCAGTCGGAAATCCGTAAGGGGTGGGGCGATCTGGTGACGATCCAGCTGTTCTCCGCTCCAAAACGCATGGGCCTGGAAGAGGCCTACACCAAACTGGCGGGCTGGATGGAGTTGGCAGACAAAGGCGCAGAAGCGGCGACCGAATAA
- the polA gene encoding DNA polymerase I, whose product MSQAPLVLVDGSSYLYRAFHALPPLTTSKGMPTGAVKGVLNMLKSLRKQYPDSPFAVVFDAKGGTFRDEMYAEYKANRPSMPDDMRLQIEPLHQSVKALGFPLLCVEGVEADDVIGTLARSSAAANRPVIISTGDKDMAQLVDGHITLVNTMSGSSMDVEGVKEKFGVAPEQIIDYLALMGDSSDNIPGVPGIGPKTASGLLVGVNGGLTELYAHLDIVPTLPIRGAKTLPAKLEEHKEMAFLSYQLATIKVDVPLDIGLDDLQMGPEDPAKLLELYTLLEFKSWINDLERDAKRLELSSAAAPEPAVDLFNAPAEEAPAAPTEAAYETILDQARFDVWLEKLKNAKLFAFDTETTGVDAQQAQLVGLSFAVQANEAAYIPLTHSYIGVPEQLDRDTVLRALKPILEDPNKLKVGQHAKFDINILANCAIGGDQNEGITVRGIAFDTMLESYVLNSTATRHDMDSLAQKYLDHTTVSFQDIAGKGAKQLTFDQIALEQAGPYAAEDADVTLRLHQTLFEKLSAIPSLASVLTDIEIPLVPVLARIERQGAFVDAALLGVQSIELGDKMVALEREAFEIAGEEFNLGSPKQLGVILYEKLGLPVLKKTAKGQPSTAEEVLAKLAEDDHRLPKVLMEHRSMSKLKSTYTDRLPEQINPRTGRIHTSYHQAVASTGRLSSSDPNLQNIPVRTAEGRRIRQAFVAPKGYKLLAADYSQIELRIMAHLSRDEGLMNAFRNNLDVHTATAAEVFKAKLNEVTSDQRRGAKAINFGLIYGMGAQKLGKDIGVDTKTAKAYIDTYFARYPGVREYMDRTRAQAADQGYVETIFGRRLYLPDINSNKPQERAAAERTAINAPMQGTAADIIKKAMVAVDNWLSVSGLDAKVILQVHDELVLEVREDLVDQVRDEIRVHMSEAAKLDVPLLVEVGVGNNWDEAH is encoded by the coding sequence ATGAGCCAAGCCCCCCTCGTCCTGGTGGACGGTTCGTCTTACCTTTACCGCGCTTTTCACGCGCTGCCACCGCTGACCACCTCCAAAGGCATGCCGACCGGTGCGGTCAAAGGCGTGTTGAACATGCTCAAGAGCTTGCGCAAACAGTATCCGGACAGCCCGTTCGCCGTGGTGTTCGACGCCAAGGGCGGGACATTTCGCGATGAGATGTACGCCGAGTACAAGGCCAACCGCCCAAGCATGCCCGACGACATGCGCCTGCAGATCGAGCCGCTGCACCAGAGCGTGAAAGCCCTCGGCTTCCCGCTGCTGTGCGTCGAAGGCGTCGAGGCCGATGACGTGATCGGCACCCTGGCCCGCAGCAGCGCGGCCGCCAATCGTCCGGTGATCATTTCCACCGGCGACAAGGACATGGCGCAACTGGTCGACGGTCACATTACCTTGGTCAACACCATGTCCGGTAGCTCGATGGATGTGGAGGGCGTGAAGGAGAAATTCGGCGTCGCTCCGGAGCAGATCATCGATTATCTCGCCCTGATGGGCGACTCTTCCGACAACATCCCCGGTGTTCCCGGCATCGGGCCGAAAACCGCTTCCGGCCTGCTGGTCGGCGTCAACGGCGGCCTGACCGAGCTCTATGCGCACCTCGACATCGTGCCGACCCTGCCGATTCGCGGCGCCAAGACCCTGCCGGCCAAACTCGAAGAGCACAAGGAGATGGCATTCCTCTCCTATCAACTGGCGACCATCAAGGTCGACGTGCCACTGGACATCGGCCTCGACGACCTGCAAATGGGCCCGGAAGATCCGGCCAAGCTGCTTGAGCTTTACACCCTGCTGGAGTTCAAGAGCTGGATCAACGACCTGGAGCGCGATGCCAAGCGTCTGGAGCTGAGCAGCGCCGCTGCACCGGAACCGGCCGTCGATCTGTTCAACGCACCCGCTGAGGAAGCGCCTGCCGCTCCGACTGAAGCCGCGTACGAGACCATCCTCGATCAGGCCCGCTTCGACGTCTGGCTGGAAAAACTCAAGAACGCCAAGCTGTTTGCCTTCGACACCGAAACCACCGGCGTCGACGCGCAACAAGCGCAACTGGTCGGTCTGTCCTTCGCGGTGCAAGCCAACGAAGCGGCCTACATCCCGCTGACCCACTCCTACATCGGCGTGCCGGAGCAACTGGATCGCGACACCGTGCTGCGCGCGCTCAAGCCGATCCTGGAAGACCCGAACAAACTCAAGGTCGGCCAGCACGCCAAGTTCGACATCAACATCCTGGCCAACTGCGCCATCGGTGGCGACCAGAACGAAGGCATCACCGTGCGCGGGATTGCCTTCGACACGATGCTTGAGTCCTACGTGCTCAACTCCACCGCCACCCGCCACGACATGGACAGCCTGGCGCAGAAGTACCTGGATCACACCACCGTGAGTTTCCAGGACATCGCCGGCAAAGGCGCCAAGCAACTGACCTTCGACCAGATCGCGCTGGAGCAGGCCGGACCGTACGCCGCCGAAGATGCCGACGTGACCCTGCGCCTGCACCAGACGCTGTTTGAAAAGCTCAGCGCCATCCCGAGCCTGGCCAGCGTGCTGACCGACATCGAGATTCCGCTGGTGCCGGTACTGGCGCGCATCGAGCGTCAGGGTGCGTTCGTTGACGCGGCACTGCTCGGCGTTCAGAGCATCGAGCTGGGCGACAAGATGGTTGCGCTGGAGCGTGAAGCCTTCGAAATTGCCGGTGAAGAATTCAACTTGGGTTCACCGAAGCAACTGGGCGTGATCCTCTACGAAAAACTCGGCCTGCCGGTGCTGAAGAAAACCGCCAAGGGCCAGCCGTCCACTGCCGAAGAAGTCCTGGCAAAACTGGCCGAAGACGATCACCGCCTGCCGAAAGTGCTGATGGAACACCGCTCCATGAGCAAGCTGAAAAGCACCTACACCGATCGCCTGCCGGAGCAGATCAACCCGCGTACCGGGCGCATTCACACCTCGTACCATCAGGCGGTGGCATCGACCGGCCGCTTGTCGTCGAGCGATCCGAACCTGCAGAACATTCCGGTGCGTACCGCTGAAGGCCGACGCATCCGTCAGGCCTTTGTCGCGCCGAAAGGCTACAAACTGCTGGCGGCGGACTACTCGCAGATCGAATTGCGGATCATGGCGCACCTGTCCCGCGACGAAGGGCTGATGAACGCCTTCCGCAACAACCTGGACGTGCACACCGCCACTGCGGCGGAAGTGTTCAAGGCCAAACTGAACGAAGTGACGTCCGACCAGCGCCGTGGCGCCAAGGCGATCAACTTCGGCCTGATCTACGGCATGGGTGCGCAGAAGCTGGGCAAGGACATCGGCGTCGACACCAAGACCGCCAAGGCCTACATCGACACCTACTTCGCGCGCTACCCCGGCGTTCGTGAATACATGGATCGCACCCGCGCGCAGGCTGCAGATCAAGGCTACGTGGAAACGATTTTCGGCCGCCGTCTGTACCTGCCGGACATCAACTCCAACAAGCCACAGGAACGAGCTGCCGCTGAACGCACGGCGATCAACGCGCCGATGCAGGGCACCGCAGCTGACATCATCAAGAAAGCCATGGTGGCGGTGGACAACTGGCTGAGCGTTTCCGGGCTGGACGCCAAAGTCATCCTGCAGGTGCACGACGAACTGGTGCTGGAGGTTCGTGAGGATCTGGTCGATCAGGTTCGCGACGAAATTCGCGTGCACATGAGCGAAGCGGCGAAGCTGGATGTGCCGTTGCTGGTGGAAGTGGGAGTCGGCAACAACTGGGACGAGGCGCACTGA
- a CDS encoding DUF2782 domain-containing protein, producing MRTLNRLLLVSLIALSPLPAIAADDAPSAEPEVTIRTEGDKTIQEYRQNGFLYAIKVTKKGFPPYFLVRADGTDANFIRSDQPDMLIPAWKIFEWK from the coding sequence ATGCGTACGTTAAATCGCTTGCTGCTGGTCAGTTTGATTGCTCTCTCACCGTTGCCTGCGATCGCGGCGGATGATGCGCCGTCAGCGGAGCCGGAAGTCACCATCCGCACCGAGGGTGACAAAACCATCCAGGAGTACCGGCAGAACGGTTTCCTGTACGCGATCAAGGTGACCAAGAAGGGTTTTCCGCCCTATTTTCTGGTGCGCGCGGACGGTACTGATGCAAACTTCATCCGCTCGGACCAGCCGGATATGCTGATCCCGGCGTGGAAGATTTTCGAGTGGAAGTAG